The Bacteroides acidifaciens genome includes a region encoding these proteins:
- a CDS encoding RNA polymerase sigma factor: MMEQTNNSTETLFASFQAGNMAAFSQLYDSHINILFNYGLKLTIDKELLQDCIHDVFVKLYTKRNELGAIDNVRSYLFISLKNKLCDELRKRMYMSDTSIEEVNLPTPTDIEEDYMENEQRKNEFSLVRRLLNQLSPRQREALTLYYIEEKKYEDICEIMNMNYQSVRNLMHRGLSKLRTLAS, encoded by the coding sequence ATGATGGAACAGACTAATAATTCAACCGAGACTTTATTCGCTTCTTTTCAAGCGGGAAATATGGCAGCTTTTTCTCAACTGTATGATTCGCATATCAACATCCTTTTTAATTACGGGTTGAAGCTGACTATTGATAAAGAGTTACTTCAAGATTGCATCCATGATGTTTTCGTGAAACTCTATACTAAAAGAAACGAATTAGGCGCTATTGATAATGTAAGGTCATACTTGTTCATCTCATTAAAAAATAAACTTTGCGATGAACTTCGCAAACGCATGTATATGTCTGATACCTCTATAGAAGAGGTGAATCTACCGACTCCTACAGATATAGAAGAGGATTATATGGAAAATGAGCAACGTAAGAACGAGTTTTCATTGGTAAGGCGTTTACTAAACCAATTATCACCCCGCCAGCGCGAAGCACTTACCTTATATTATATAGAAGAAAAGAAATATGAAGATATCTGTGAGATTATGAACATGAATTATCAGTCTGTACGCAACTTGATGCATCGCGGACTGTCCAAGCTACGCACATTGGCAAGTTAA
- a CDS encoding DUF6298 domain-containing protein: MNIQIRTILLGLLGIGFAQSHAQTFALQVKDDQITYLTDERGNRILDFSTCGYQASEQDIPSVRNVVFVPWKAGDNTARIQRAIDYVASLTPDASGFRGAVLLDKGEFSLSGSIRIATSGVVLRGMDKEKTVLLKKGVDRGSLIYVEGTDDLNMQDTLQVLSKYVPVNTRTLEVALGTSLKKGDRIMVTRPSGKEWIASLGCDIFGGGISALGWKEGDMDLTWDRTITEVNGNQITLDAPLTVALDAQYGTSSIVTYQWNGRINHCGVENMTLVSDYDRLYPKDEDHCWTGISIEDAENCWVRMVNFKHFAGSAVIVQRTGSKITVEDCISREPVSEIGGMRRCTFHTLGQQTLFQRCYSEQGIHDFAAGYCAAGPNAFVQCDSYESLGFSGSIDAWACGLLFDVVNIDGHNLTFKNLGQDKNGAGWNTANSLFWQCTAAEIECYAPAKDAKNRAYGCWAQFSGDGEWAQSNNHVQPRSIFYAQLADRLQKEGAERARILPRNTSATSSPTVEVAMKLAKEAYIPRLTLEHWIEEKKFSPSVASAGVKSIEDIQEKKIPSNSKMFSTQPEVTIANGRIQMDGTLLVGGSHTTPWWNGRLKTCFLKKASPAITRFVPGREGLGLTDRIDSVVNFMKQKNILVFDQNYGLWYDRRRDDHERVRRRDGDVWGPFYEQPFGRSGQGTAWEGLSKYDLNRPNAWYWARLKEFAEKGSEDGLLLFHENYFQHNIIEAGAHWVDSPWRSSNNINQTGFPEPVPFAGDKRIFVADMFYDITHPVRRELHRQYIRQCLDNFADNSNVIQLTSAEFTGPLHFVQFWLDVIAEWEAETGKKAKVALSTTKDVQDAILADSKRAAVVDIINIRYWHYKTDGIFAPEGGKNMAPRQHMRKMKVGKVTFSEAYKAVNEYRQKYPQKAVTFYAQNYPAMGWAIFMAGGSCPVIPCTDKVFLRDAAIMEVEETNTDEYKKLVKSDIGSIIYSKSGTDIPIQLSSGKYALKYIHPSSGKMEIINKSLKINGLYNLKVPDKKEGIYWFHKL; the protein is encoded by the coding sequence ATGAACATACAAATAAGAACTATCCTTTTGGGATTATTGGGTATTGGGTTTGCGCAGAGTCATGCGCAAACCTTTGCTTTGCAGGTAAAGGATGACCAAATCACTTATCTGACCGATGAGAGGGGAAACCGAATTCTTGATTTCTCCACTTGCGGTTATCAGGCATCCGAACAGGATATTCCTTCCGTTCGGAATGTGGTGTTTGTGCCTTGGAAGGCAGGAGATAACACTGCACGCATCCAACGTGCCATCGACTACGTAGCGTCACTAACTCCCGATGCTTCCGGTTTTCGCGGAGCCGTATTACTGGACAAGGGAGAATTTTCTTTATCCGGCAGTATCCGTATTGCTACGTCGGGAGTCGTACTGCGGGGAATGGATAAAGAGAAAACAGTACTGTTGAAGAAAGGAGTAGACAGGGGTTCGCTTATCTATGTAGAAGGGACGGATGACCTGAATATGCAGGATACATTGCAGGTGCTTTCCAAATACGTTCCGGTAAATACAAGAACATTGGAAGTAGCTTTAGGAACTTCTCTGAAGAAAGGTGACCGGATAATGGTAACCCGCCCTTCCGGGAAAGAATGGATTGCTTCCTTAGGCTGCGACATCTTTGGTGGTGGAATTAGTGCTTTAGGATGGAAAGAGGGCGATATGGATTTGACTTGGGACAGGACTATTACCGAAGTGAATGGCAATCAAATCACATTGGATGCCCCATTGACTGTCGCTTTGGACGCCCAATATGGTACTTCTTCCATCGTGACCTACCAATGGAACGGACGTATCAATCATTGTGGAGTAGAGAATATGACATTGGTTTCCGATTATGATAGACTTTATCCCAAAGACGAAGACCATTGTTGGACAGGTATCTCCATCGAAGATGCGGAAAATTGCTGGGTAAGAATGGTTAATTTCAAGCATTTTGCGGGAAGTGCCGTTATAGTTCAGCGTACAGGTTCCAAAATTACCGTTGAGGACTGTATTTCAAGAGAGCCTGTTTCTGAGATTGGCGGAATGCGCCGTTGTACTTTCCATACGTTGGGACAGCAGACCTTATTCCAACGTTGCTATTCAGAGCAAGGAATCCATGACTTTGCTGCCGGATACTGTGCAGCCGGGCCCAATGCTTTCGTACAATGTGATTCGTATGAGTCTCTAGGATTCAGCGGTTCCATTGATGCTTGGGCATGCGGATTACTGTTTGATGTGGTCAATATCGACGGACATAATCTCACATTCAAGAACTTGGGACAAGATAAGAACGGGGCCGGATGGAATACGGCAAATAGCCTGTTCTGGCAGTGTACCGCCGCAGAAATCGAATGTTATGCTCCGGCAAAAGATGCAAAGAACCGTGCATACGGTTGCTGGGCGCAGTTCTCAGGAGATGGTGAATGGGCGCAGTCCAATAATCATGTACAGCCACGCAGTATCTTTTATGCCCAATTGGCAGACCGATTGCAAAAAGAAGGTGCTGAACGTGCCCGTATCCTGCCTAGAAATACAAGTGCAACGAGTAGTCCTACCGTAGAAGTGGCTATGAAACTGGCAAAAGAAGCCTATATTCCTCGCCTGACATTGGAACACTGGATTGAAGAAAAGAAGTTTTCTCCTTCGGTAGCGTCAGCCGGAGTGAAATCAATAGAGGACATCCAAGAGAAAAAGATTCCTTCAAACTCAAAGATGTTCTCGACTCAACCGGAAGTAACCATTGCCAATGGACGTATCCAAATGGACGGCACTTTGCTGGTAGGTGGCAGTCATACCACTCCCTGGTGGAATGGAAGACTCAAAACCTGTTTCTTGAAAAAGGCAAGTCCTGCCATTACCCGCTTTGTTCCGGGACGTGAAGGACTGGGGCTGACGGACCGTATTGATTCTGTCGTCAACTTTATGAAGCAGAAGAACATTCTTGTCTTTGACCAAAATTACGGACTATGGTATGACCGCCGCCGGGACGACCATGAACGTGTTCGTCGTCGGGATGGAGATGTATGGGGACCTTTCTACGAACAGCCTTTCGGACGTAGTGGTCAGGGAACTGCCTGGGAAGGGTTAAGCAAGTATGACTTGAACCGCCCTAACGCATGGTATTGGGCACGATTGAAGGAATTTGCGGAAAAAGGGAGTGAAGACGGACTGCTTTTATTTCACGAAAACTACTTCCAGCATAATATCATAGAAGCCGGCGCACACTGGGTGGATAGTCCGTGGAGAAGCAGCAACAATATCAACCAGACCGGATTCCCGGAACCTGTTCCGTTTGCCGGAGACAAACGAATCTTCGTGGCAGATATGTTCTACGATATTACTCATCCGGTACGTCGCGAGCTGCACAGGCAATATATCCGTCAATGTCTGGATAACTTCGCTGATAATTCGAATGTCATCCAACTGACAAGCGCTGAATTCACAGGTCCGTTGCACTTTGTGCAGTTTTGGCTGGATGTCATAGCCGAGTGGGAAGCGGAAACCGGCAAGAAGGCAAAAGTTGCATTGAGTACAACAAAAGATGTGCAGGATGCCATTCTGGCAGATTCTAAACGGGCTGCCGTGGTAGACATTATTAACATCCGCTATTGGCATTACAAGACGGATGGAATCTTTGCACCGGAAGGCGGAAAGAATATGGCTCCCCGCCAGCATATGCGTAAAATGAAAGTAGGGAAAGTTACTTTCAGTGAAGCATACAAAGCGGTAAATGAGTATCGTCAGAAATATCCTCAGAAGGCAGTGACATTCTATGCACAGAATTATCCGGCTATGGGATGGGCAATATTCATGGCGGGTGGTTCATGTCCTGTAATTCCGTGCACGGATAAAGTCTTTCTAAGGGATGCTGCAATAATGGAAGTGGAAGAAACGAATACCGATGAGTACAAGAAATTGGTAAAATCTGATATTGGAAGTATCATTTATTCCAAGTCGGGAACAGATATTCCTATTCAATTATCGTCCGGAAAGTATGCATTAAAGTACATTCACCCAAGCTCCGGAAAGATGGAAATTATCAATAAATCACTGAAAATAAACGGATTATATAATCTAAAGGTACCAGATAAGAAAGAAGGTATTTATTGGTTCCATAAGCTATAA
- a CDS encoding polysaccharide lyase: MNNIKKVLSAWMLVACVLPAAAQYPVIPDSVKARGAKQEAEFEQKSDAAWEKALPTVLQEAQKGRPYKPWASKPEDLIKSNIPAFPGAEGGGMYTPGGRGGKVIVVTSLEDSGAGTLREACETGGARIIVFNVSGVIRLKSPISVRAPYVTIAGQTAPGDGICVTGQSFLIDTHDVVIRHMRFRRGAQDVAFRDDAVGGNAVGNIMIDHCSASWGLDENMSIYRHVYNRGADGHGLKLPTVNITIQNSVFSEALDAYNHAFGATIGGHNSMFCRNLFASNISRNSSVGMDGDFNFVNNVVFNWWNRSVDGGDNKSFYNMINNYFKPGPITPLDKPISYRILKPEAGRDKSRPLSFGKAYVNGNIVHGNAKVTKNNWDGGVQLASEVDTEKFLPQIKVDEPFKMSPVTVMDTKKAYNFVLDNVGANFPKRDAVDARVIKTVQTGKAIYVKDAPEFVSPYVKRRLPADSYKLGIITDIRQVGGLPEYKGEPYVDTDGDGMPDVWETANGLNPNDPTDAVKDCNGDGYTNIEKYIHGIDTKKKVDWTDLKNNHDTLSKRKSLF; the protein is encoded by the coding sequence ATGAATAACATCAAGAAAGTATTATCAGCGTGGATGCTGGTTGCCTGTGTACTCCCTGCGGCAGCACAGTATCCTGTGATTCCGGACTCAGTAAAGGCACGAGGAGCAAAACAAGAAGCGGAGTTCGAACAGAAGTCAGATGCGGCATGGGAAAAAGCCTTGCCGACAGTTTTGCAAGAAGCACAAAAAGGACGTCCCTACAAGCCGTGGGCTTCCAAACCGGAAGATTTGATAAAGAGTAATATTCCCGCTTTCCCCGGTGCGGAAGGTGGCGGTATGTACACTCCCGGCGGTCGTGGGGGAAAGGTAATCGTAGTTACTTCCCTCGAAGATTCGGGAGCCGGAACACTTCGGGAAGCCTGCGAAACCGGTGGCGCACGTATCATCGTTTTCAACGTATCGGGTGTAATCCGTTTGAAAAGCCCGATTAGCGTGCGTGCCCCTTATGTGACGATTGCCGGTCAGACAGCACCCGGAGACGGTATTTGTGTGACAGGCCAGTCCTTTCTGATTGATACGCATGATGTTGTTATCCGTCATATGCGTTTCCGCCGTGGTGCGCAAGATGTAGCATTCCGTGATGATGCGGTGGGTGGAAATGCAGTGGGAAATATTATGATTGACCATTGCTCGGCAAGTTGGGGACTGGATGAGAATATGTCTATCTACCGCCATGTATATAACAGGGGAGCAGACGGGCATGGATTGAAACTTCCGACTGTGAATATCACCATTCAGAATTCCGTATTCTCCGAAGCATTGGATGCTTACAACCATGCGTTCGGTGCTACTATCGGTGGGCATAACAGTATGTTCTGCCGTAATCTCTTTGCTTCCAATATCAGCCGTAACAGTTCGGTAGGTATGGACGGCGACTTCAACTTCGTCAACAACGTTGTTTTCAACTGGTGGAATCGTTCCGTAGATGGGGGAGATAACAAGAGTTTCTACAACATGATTAATAATTACTTCAAACCGGGTCCTATCACTCCGTTGGATAAGCCAATTTCGTACCGTATCCTCAAACCGGAAGCCGGACGAGACAAAAGCCGGCCTTTGTCTTTTGGAAAAGCTTATGTGAACGGGAATATCGTTCATGGCAATGCCAAAGTGACAAAGAACAATTGGGACGGTGGCGTGCAACTCGCCAGTGAAGTGGATACCGAAAAGTTCCTGCCGCAAATAAAAGTGGACGAACCGTTCAAAATGTCTCCCGTGACGGTCATGGATACCAAAAAAGCGTATAATTTTGTATTGGATAATGTAGGAGCCAACTTCCCGAAACGCGATGCCGTAGATGCCCGTGTCATCAAGACTGTGCAGACAGGAAAAGCCATTTATGTAAAAGACGCGCCTGAGTTTGTCTCTCCTTATGTGAAGAGACGCTTACCTGCCGATTCTTATAAACTGGGAATCATTACAGATATTCGTCAAGTGGGCGGACTTCCCGAATATAAGGGGGAACCCTATGTCGATACGGATGGCGACGGTATGCCGGATGTCTGGGAAACCGCTAACGGACTGAATCCGAACGACCCGACTGACGCTGTGAAAGATTGTAATGGTGACGGTTATACCAACATCGAAAAATACATTCATGGTATAGATACAAAGAAGAAAGTGGACTGGACAGATTTGAAGAACAATCACGATACACTGTCCAAGCGAAAAAGTTTATTTTAG
- a CDS encoding two-component regulator propeller domain-containing protein, with protein MRKRNILILLLSMMGVCAFAYPNMIVEHYTAERGLPNNIVNCTLKGTDGFVWFGTWYGLCSFDGTKFRSYDNRDGFYSADIPPRKIQRIVEDKNGFLWIKTIDRKLYLFDKRHESFHAVYDDVKEYSENIQIIKIQTTEDGDVLLLTKDKSLLRAYTDKEGKITMKQLHDSRPNVNVYDMRLKHNVFCETTEFINWIGMDYQILSLRKGKALRDKPADFIQKKISANPEQFTCASYNAKFLWLGDKNGHIYSIDPQNGVVNRYEIPEIEQPVSNILVTESGLMYITTNEGTYEYNIGYKQLTKLPFTIPEKDGGIIFYDKYDKIWFQEGNHALTYYDPLNKSNHRFTFPNQNKAIGNFEMQDAGEQGMFFLTPGGEILLFDRDKLEMTRINQMKPFSDDIPDQLFFHLLLDKDGILWLASTSSGVYRVNFPKKQFQLLTEVSPVPVTTERPTSWNQGIRALFQAQNGDIWVGTRWQTLYRLDRNGQVKQIFSDKNYLLGAVYHIMEDKDGNLWFSTKGNGLVKAEPDMNSPHGLRFTRYKNDPKNPNSISNNDVYFTYQDSRGRIWVGLLGGGLNLLSEENGEIVFIHKYNGLKQYPPYGLYMEVRTMTEDENGRIWVGTMDGLMSFDGHFTVPEQIQFETYRQVSERSNVADNDIYVLYKDTDSQIWVSVFGGGLNRLVRYDKEKHEPIFKSYGIREGMNNDVVKSIVEDKNGNLWFTTEIGLSCFNKATEQFRNYDKYDGFLNVEMEEGSALRTLNGDLWIGTRQGILAFSPDKLETQHTNYDTRIVDFKVSNRDLRSFQDCPILKESITYTDAIRLNYNQSMFTIEFAALNFYNQNRVSYRYILEGYEKEWHYNGKNRIASYTNVPPGDYTFRVETIDEANPELVSDCTLAVTILPPWWLSWWATLIYVILGLAALYFGLRLAFFMLKMKNDIYIEQKVSEMKIKFFTNISHELRTPLTLIKGPIQELKEREKLSPKGLQYVELMEKNTNQMLQLVNQILDFRKIQNGKMRLHVSLIDFNEMIASFQKEFRVLSEENEISFTFQLPDEAIMVWADKEKLSIVVRNIISNAFKFTHAGGSIHVTAGLTDDGKRCYVRVEDNGEGIPQNKLTEIFERFSQGENTKNPYYQGTGIGLALSKEIVNLHHGLIRAESPDGQGAVFIVELLMDKEHYRPSEVDFYVSDTEAAPVTSDEETENISSIEGTEDEPEFDASLPTLLLVEDNKDLCQLIKLQLEDKFNIHIANNGVEGLKKVHLYHPDIVVTDQMMPEMDGLEMLQAIRKDFQISHIPVIILTAKNDEGAKTKAITLGANAYITKPFSKEYLLARIDQLLAERKIFRERIRQQMENQTTTQEDSYEQFLVKKDVQFLEKIHQVIEENMDDSDFNIDTIASGIGLSRSAFFKKLKSLTGLAPVDLVKEIRLNKSIELIKNTDLSVSEVAFAVGFKDSGYYSKCFRKKYNQTPREYMNEWRKGEK; from the coding sequence ATGAGAAAACGGAATATTCTAATACTATTACTGTCGATGATGGGCGTCTGTGCTTTTGCCTATCCGAATATGATTGTAGAACACTACACAGCAGAACGGGGTTTGCCCAATAATATTGTTAACTGTACATTAAAGGGAACAGACGGCTTTGTCTGGTTTGGCACCTGGTATGGATTATGTAGTTTTGACGGAACAAAATTCCGTTCATATGATAACCGCGACGGTTTTTATTCCGCCGATATCCCCCCTCGCAAGATTCAACGTATTGTAGAAGATAAAAACGGTTTCCTGTGGATTAAGACCATCGACCGTAAACTTTATCTGTTCGACAAGCGGCATGAGAGTTTTCACGCTGTTTATGACGATGTGAAAGAATACTCCGAAAATATCCAGATAATTAAAATTCAGACGACAGAAGACGGAGATGTCCTGCTACTGACCAAAGACAAGAGCCTTCTGCGTGCCTATACCGACAAAGAAGGCAAGATTACAATGAAGCAGTTGCATGATTCACGCCCCAATGTGAACGTCTATGATATGCGCTTGAAACATAACGTATTTTGTGAAACAACTGAATTCATCAACTGGATTGGTATGGATTATCAGATTTTGTCTCTTAGAAAAGGCAAAGCCCTGAGAGATAAGCCTGCTGACTTTATACAGAAAAAGATTTCTGCCAATCCCGAACAGTTCACTTGCGCTTCTTATAATGCCAAATTCTTATGGCTGGGAGACAAAAACGGTCATATTTACAGCATTGACCCGCAAAACGGAGTCGTGAACCGCTACGAAATACCGGAAATCGAACAGCCTGTCTCTAATATACTGGTTACAGAATCCGGCTTGATGTATATCACCACGAATGAAGGAACCTACGAATACAATATCGGCTACAAGCAACTAACCAAACTTCCGTTTACCATTCCCGAAAAAGATGGCGGAATCATATTCTACGATAAATATGACAAGATATGGTTTCAGGAAGGGAATCATGCTTTGACTTACTATGACCCTCTGAACAAAAGCAACCACCGTTTTACATTTCCCAATCAGAACAAGGCCATCGGAAACTTCGAAATGCAGGATGCCGGCGAACAAGGCATGTTTTTCCTGACTCCGGGAGGGGAGATACTTCTGTTCGATAGGGATAAGCTGGAAATGACACGTATCAACCAGATGAAGCCTTTCTCTGATGATATTCCCGACCAACTTTTTTTCCATCTTCTTCTGGATAAGGATGGAATTCTATGGTTAGCGTCTACAAGCAGCGGAGTATATAGGGTGAACTTCCCCAAAAAACAGTTCCAGTTATTGACCGAAGTATCTCCCGTACCCGTAACAACCGAAAGGCCGACTTCCTGGAACCAGGGAATACGTGCCCTCTTCCAGGCACAGAATGGTGACATTTGGGTGGGAACCCGTTGGCAGACTTTGTATCGTCTGGACCGCAACGGACAAGTGAAACAGATTTTCTCGGACAAAAACTATCTATTGGGAGCCGTCTATCATATAATGGAAGATAAAGACGGCAATCTCTGGTTTTCTACCAAAGGTAACGGACTCGTCAAAGCCGAACCGGACATGAATTCACCTCATGGCTTGCGTTTTACCCGTTACAAGAATGACCCTAAGAATCCGAACTCTATCAGCAACAATGATGTGTACTTCACTTATCAGGATAGCCGTGGACGTATCTGGGTAGGACTATTGGGCGGCGGACTGAACCTTCTTTCCGAAGAAAACGGAGAGATTGTCTTTATACATAAATATAACGGGCTAAAACAATACCCACCCTACGGTCTTTATATGGAAGTGCGCACAATGACGGAAGACGAAAACGGACGTATTTGGGTGGGAACAATGGATGGCTTGATGTCTTTTGACGGGCATTTTACCGTACCCGAACAAATTCAGTTTGAAACCTATCGTCAGGTCAGCGAACGTTCCAACGTAGCGGACAATGATATTTATGTATTGTATAAGGATACTGATTCACAAATCTGGGTAAGTGTGTTTGGTGGCGGACTGAACAGGCTGGTGCGATATGATAAGGAAAAGCATGAACCGATTTTCAAATCTTACGGCATACGTGAAGGTATGAACAACGATGTAGTCAAATCAATCGTAGAAGATAAGAACGGTAATCTGTGGTTCACGACAGAAATAGGTTTGTCCTGCTTCAATAAAGCTACCGAGCAATTCCGCAACTACGACAAATATGACGGTTTCCTGAACGTGGAAATGGAAGAGGGGAGTGCGCTCCGTACATTGAACGGCGACTTATGGATTGGCACCCGGCAGGGAATCCTGGCATTTTCGCCCGATAAACTGGAAACGCAACATACCAACTATGATACGCGCATCGTAGACTTTAAGGTGTCCAACCGGGATTTGCGTAGTTTTCAGGATTGCCCGATTTTGAAAGAATCCATCACATACACTGATGCGATCCGGCTGAACTACAATCAATCCATGTTCACGATAGAATTTGCCGCCTTGAATTTCTACAATCAGAACCGGGTGTCTTATCGTTATATACTCGAAGGATATGAGAAAGAATGGCACTATAACGGTAAGAACCGCATCGCTTCTTACACCAACGTCCCACCGGGCGACTATACATTCCGCGTAGAAACTATCGACGAAGCGAACCCGGAACTTGTTTCCGACTGTACTTTGGCTGTCACTATCCTTCCACCCTGGTGGTTGAGTTGGTGGGCTACTCTAATCTATGTAATTCTTGGGCTGGCAGCTCTCTATTTCGGTCTGCGCCTGGCTTTCTTCATGCTTAAAATGAAGAATGATATCTATATTGAACAAAAGGTTTCGGAAATGAAAATCAAGTTCTTTACCAATATCTCCCACGAGCTCCGTACTCCTCTGACATTGATTAAAGGCCCGATACAAGAATTGAAGGAACGTGAAAAATTATCTCCGAAAGGATTGCAATATGTAGAATTGATGGAGAAGAACACCAATCAGATGTTGCAGTTAGTCAATCAGATTCTCGATTTCAGGAAGATTCAGAATGGCAAGATGCGCTTGCATGTTTCCTTGATTGATTTCAATGAAATGATAGCCTCTTTCCAAAAAGAGTTCCGCGTACTATCGGAAGAAAATGAAATCAGTTTCACATTCCAATTGCCGGATGAAGCGATTATGGTATGGGCAGACAAGGAAAAATTGAGCATTGTAGTCCGTAATATCATATCGAACGCATTCAAGTTTACACATGCCGGTGGAAGTATCCATGTCACTGCAGGATTGACGGATGATGGGAAACGCTGTTATGTGCGGGTAGAAGATAACGGGGAAGGGATTCCGCAAAACAAGCTGACTGAAATATTCGAACGCTTCTCGCAAGGGGAGAATACGAAGAATCCCTATTATCAAGGTACAGGTATCGGTTTGGCTCTTTCCAAAGAGATAGTCAACCTGCATCACGGACTTATCCGTGCGGAAAGCCCGGATGGACAGGGCGCTGTATTTATAGTGGAACTTTTGATGGACAAGGAACATTACCGCCCGTCGGAAGTTGATTTCTATGTCAGCGATACGGAAGCAGCTCCGGTAACTTCCGATGAAGAAACTGAAAATATTTCTTCCATAGAAGGAACAGAAGACGAACCCGAATTTGACGCTTCATTGCCCACTCTTTTGTTGGTGGAAGATAATAAAGACCTCTGCCAATTGATAAAACTTCAATTAGAGGATAAATTCAATATCCATATTGCCAATAATGGGGTGGAAGGATTGAAGAAAGTACATCTGTATCACCCCGACATTGTGGTGACCGACCAGATGATGCCGGAAATGGATGGTTTGGAAATGTTGCAGGCTATCCGTAAGGACTTCCAAATCAGCCATATCCCGGTGATTATCCTGACCGCGAAGAATGATGAAGGCGCCAAGACAAAAGCAATTACACTGGGAGCGAACGCTTATATCACAAAACCATTCAGCAAGGAATACCTGTTGGCACGTATCGACCAATTGCTCGCCGAACGGAAAATATTCCGTGAACGTATCCGCCAGCAAATGGAAAATCAGACAACGACGCAAGAGGACAGCTACGAACAGTTCTTGGTAAAGAAAGACGTGCAATTCCTCGAAAAGATTCATCAGGTAATTGAGGAAAACATGGATGACAGTGACTTCAATATAGACACGATAGCTTCCGGCATCGGCTTGAGCCGTTCGGCATTCTTCAAGAAGTTGAAGAGCCTTACCGGACTGGCACCCGTAGACCTGGTAAAAGAGATCCGTCTGAACAAATCCATCGAACTGATAAAGAACACGGATTTAAGTGTTTCCGAAGTTGCATTTGCTGTCGGATTCAAAGATTCGGGGTATTATAGCAAGTGTTTCCGGAAGAAATATAACCAGACCCCTCGTGAATATATGAATGAATGGCGGAAAGGAGAGAAATAA